From a region of the Labrus mixtus chromosome 5, fLabMix1.1, whole genome shotgun sequence genome:
- the LOC132974535 gene encoding creatine kinase U-type, mitochondrial-like: MANSFTRMISGRNTAVILASIGASTLASGYLLSESAAAAERKRLYPPSADFPDLRKHNNCMATALTPKIYAQLRDKTTPNDWTLDQCIQTGVDNPGHPFIKTVGMVAGDEESYEVFSELFDPVIKERHNGYDPRSMRHTTDLDSSKVTSGMFDERYVLSSRVRTGRSIRGLSLPPACARSERREVERVVVTALSGLKGELSGRYYSLGEMSDREQQQLIDEHFLFDKPVSPLLMSAGMARDWPDARGIWHNNEKNFLIWINEEDHTRIISMEKGGNMKRVFERFCRGLKQVEHLIQERGWEFMWNERLGYVLTCPSNLGTGLRAGVHIRLPFLSKDPRFKKILDNLRLQKRGTGGVDTAATGDTFDISNLDRLGKSEVELVQLVIDGVNYLIECEKRLERGQDVKIPSPIPQFRK; encoded by the exons ATGGCGAATTCTTTCACCCGCATGATTTCTGGTCGTAACACAGCCGTGATTTTAGCCAGCATTGGAGCCAGCACTCTGGCATCTGGATACCTCCTCAGTGAGAgcgctgctgcagctgagaggaagaggcTCTATCCACCCAG TGCTGATTTCCCCGACCTGAGAAAGCACAACAACTGCATGGCAACGGCCCTGACCCCCAAAATTTATGCGCAGCTCAGGGACAAAACAACCCCCAACGACTGGACCCTGGATCAGTGCATCCAGACTGGGGTGGACAACCCAGGACACCCCTTCATCAAGACTGTGGGTATGGTGGCTGGAGACGAGGAGAGCTACGAG GTGTTTTCAGAGCTATTTGACCCTGTGATCAAAGAAAGACACAATGGCTATGACCCCCGTTCAATGAGGCACACCACTGACCTGGACTCTTCCAAG GTCACCTCAGGTATGTTTGATGAGCGCTACGTGTTGTCATCTCGTGTCCGTACTGGCCGCAGCATCCGTGGACTGAGCCTTCCCCCTGCGTGCGCCCGCTCTGAGCGCCGTGAGGTGGAGCGTGTGGTTGTGACCGCTTTGTCTGGGCTGAAGGGAGAACTGTCTGGTCGCTACTACAGCCTGGGAGAGATGTCTGatagagagcagcagcagcttattGAC gagcacttcctgtttgataaaCCTGTGTCACCTCTGCTTATGTCCGCTGGGATGGCCAGAGACTGGCCTGATGCTCGTGGGATCTG GCACAACAATGAGAAGAACTTCTTAATCTGGATCAATGAGGAGGATCACACCAGGATCATATCCAtggagaaaggaggaaacatgaAGAGAGTGTTTGAAAGGTTCTGCAGAGGTCTCAAGCAG GTGGAGCATTTAATCCAGGAGAGAGGTTGGGAGTTCATGTGGAATGAGCGTCTGGGCTACGTCCTCACCTGCCCCTCTAACCTTGGCACTGGACTCAGGGCCGGTGTGCATATTCGCCTTCCCTTCCTCAGCAAG GACCCTCGCTTCAAGAAGATCCTGGATAACCTGAGGCTACAGAAGAGAGGCACAGGAGGTGTCGACACGGCTGCTACTGGAGACACTTTTGACATCTCCAACCTCGACCGCCTTGGAAAGTCAGAG GTGGAGCTCGTGCAGCTGGTGATTGACGGAGTAAACTACCTTATTGAATGTGAGAAGAGGCTGGAAAGAGGGCAGGACGTCAAGATCCCCTCCCCCATCCCTCAGTTCAGGAAGTGA
- the LOC132974531 gene encoding corticotropin-releasing factor-binding protein-like translates to MSVSLRAHVFLFLFSLSSRTGLSRYIEDIETSDGLFSLLSLDQKRESEDFIFRRPLRCLDMLATDGQFTFVASKPELACATFIIAEPSEVISLELSDVSIDCSAGDFIKMFDGWVLKGEKFPSRQDHPLPMHQRYTDYCSSAGAGASSRSSQNVAMVFFRLHNPDSSFTLTVKKLHNPFPCNIMSQNPEGSFTMVMPHQRRNCSFSIIYPVEIRLVELSLGQAKSNELSPQRQVWTGCSGSGDYVELLGGNGVDTSKMFPVADLCFSLNGLAQMKIGCDNSVVRLVSSGNYINHVSFQYRLLEQHELPKTPDNSLNNFCTVE, encoded by the exons ATGTCGGTGTCCCTGCGCGCTcacgtcttcctcttcctcttctccctctcttcacgGACGGGACTCAGCCGATATATCGAG GACATCGAGACTTCAGACGGAttattttctctgctctctttggACCAGAAGAGAGAATCAGAGGACTTTATTTTCCGCAGACCTCTCA GATGTTTGGACATGTTGGCCACTGACGGCCAGTTCACTTTCGTGGCGTCTAAACCAGAGCTGGCCTGTGCCACTTTCATCATCGCCGAGCCCAGTGAGGTCATCAGCCTGGAGCTCTCTGACGTCAGCATCGACTGCAGCGCCGGAGACTTTATCAAG ATGTTTGATGGTTGGGTTCTGAAAGGAGAGAAGTTCCCCAGCAGGCAGGACCACCCACTCCCTATGCACCAGCGTTACACAGACTACTGCTCGTCCGCGGGTGCAGGAGCCAGCAGCCGCTCCTCGCAGAATGTTGCCATGGTCTTCTTCCGCCTCCACAACCCTGACAGCAGCTTCACCCTCACTGTCAAAAAGTTACACAACCCTTTCC cctgtAACATCATGTCTCAGAATCCAGAGGGCAGCTTCACCATGGTGATGCCACACCAGCGCAGGAACTGCAGCTTCTCCATCATCTATCCTGTGGAGATCCGCCTGGTGGAGCTGAGCCTGGGGCAGGCCAAAAGCAATGAGCTCAGtccacag AGGCAGGTGTGGACGGGCTGTTCAGGTTCAGGAGACTATGTGGAGCTGCTGGGGGGGAACGGGGTGGACACCTCAAAGATGTTCCCTGTAGCtgatctctgtttctctctcaacGGGCTCG CTCAGATGAAGATTGGTTGTGACAACTCGGTGGTGAGGCTGGTGTCCAGTGGGAACTACATCAACCATGTCTCCTTCCAGTACCGACTACTGGAACAACACGAGCTTCCCAAGACCCCCGACAACAGTCTGAATAACTTCTGCACTGTGGAATGA